Below is a genomic region from candidate division KSB1 bacterium.
GCTGGCTCTGTGGGAATCGAACTGGGATTGGTCTATGCCAAGCTTGGATCTGATGTCACGATCATCGAATTTCAGGATCAATTTCTGCCGTTTCTCGATCCCGAATTACCAAAAGTACTGGAAAAATCGTTGAAGAAAAACGGGGTGAAATTATTGCTGGGCACGAAAGTGGAACAGGTGACGCCCCGAAATGGCAAAGCAGAGATCCGCTATTCCCAGACAGGAAAGCAGACTACCATCGAAGCAGAAAAAGTGCTGGTCGCCATCGGCCGCCGCCCCAATACTCAGGATATCGGATTGGAAACCATCGGCTTGAAAGTCGATTCGAAGGGCTTTATTCAGGTGAATGAAAAGATGCAGACCCAAATTTCAGGCATCTACGCCATTGGCGACTTGGTTCAAGGACCCATGCTGGCGCATCGGGCGTCGCACATGGGCAAGATCGCTGCCGAAGTCATCTCTGGCAAACCTGCTGCATTCGATAACCTCGCCATCCCAGGCGTCATCTTCAGCGATCCCGAAATCGCCACTGTCGGCCTGACCGAAGCGCAAGCGCAACAGCAGGGCTACAAGGTGAAGGCAGGTGTTTTCCCCTTCCGAGCCCTGGGTCGAGCCATGACCATCGGCGAAACCGAAGGTCTGACCAAAGTCATCTCCGATGCCGATTCAGGCACAGTTTTGGGCGTCCACATCATCGGCCCTCACGCCTCAGATTTA
It encodes:
- the lpdA gene encoding dihydrolipoyl dehydrogenase, encoding MVVGDFTQKVETVIIGAGPGGYVAAIRAAQLGQEVVLIEKEFVGGVCLNWGCIPSKAMIEVSGLKKHLEKAAEMGIIVKDVSVDLNQLHKWKNGVVEKLRTGVSSLLSKNGVDVIQGTASFTEPGKILVASEHGIQRFEFKNLILATGSSPISLPGIPFDHELVIDSTDALGLEQVPERMVVVGAGSVGIELGLVYAKLGSDVTIIEFQDQFLPFLDPELPKVLEKSLKKNGVKLLLGTKVEQVTPRNGKAEIRYSQTGKQTTIEAEKVLVAIGRRPNTQDIGLETIGLKVDSKGFIQVNEKMQTQISGIYAIGDLVQGPMLAHRASHMGKIAAEVISGKPAAFDNLAIPGVIFSDPEIATVGLTEAQAQQQGYKVKAGVFPFRALGRAMTIGETEGLTKVISDADSGTVLGVHIIGPHASDLIAEGALAVESASHVDDLTLTIHAHPTLPEGIEEAAEAVENKAIHIFNPKM